A genomic segment from Propioniciclava sp. MC1595 encodes:
- a CDS encoding class I SAM-dependent methyltransferase produces MTASTQPAFPQAALEWLAAASDGHPLPTPRVLLLGRSAAPLGAALTRTGADLVACDTSRAGVRALLNRAPRALPTVAAADHLPFAAMAFDVVHVHQSLHDLAEGALASIARVLAPHGHLAVSYTVRDDSVPWVRRLTALLRDVDPQAMAGAYGTESIDRLEGSTFFGEVEQRSHRLWVPISRVDLLGMVARRFPDLEQDRLSRLMADVGELYESSARVPEPLLLPYRVACWRARVDHSEFTSQLDAPTEGLRIRL; encoded by the coding sequence ATGACCGCTTCCACCCAGCCCGCGTTCCCGCAGGCCGCGCTCGAGTGGCTGGCCGCGGCGTCCGACGGTCACCCCCTGCCCACCCCGCGCGTGCTGCTGCTCGGCCGGTCCGCGGCCCCCCTGGGTGCCGCCCTCACCCGGACCGGCGCGGACCTGGTGGCCTGCGACACGAGCCGGGCCGGCGTCCGGGCCCTGCTGAACCGCGCCCCGCGCGCCCTGCCGACGGTGGCGGCGGCCGACCACCTCCCGTTCGCGGCGATGGCGTTCGACGTCGTCCACGTCCACCAGTCGCTGCACGACCTCGCCGAGGGCGCGCTGGCCTCCATCGCCCGCGTCCTCGCCCCGCACGGGCACCTCGCGGTCAGCTACACGGTGCGCGACGACTCGGTCCCGTGGGTGCGCCGGCTCACCGCCCTCCTGCGCGACGTCGACCCGCAGGCCATGGCGGGCGCCTACGGCACCGAGAGCATCGACCGGCTCGAGGGGTCCACCTTCTTCGGCGAGGTCGAGCAACGCAGCCACCGACTCTGGGTGCCCATCAGCCGGGTCGACCTGCTCGGCATGGTGGCGCGCCGGTTCCCCGACCTGGAGCAGGACCGGCTGAGCCGGCTCATGGCGGACGTGGGCGAGCTCTACGAGTCGTCAGCGCGCGTCCCCGAGCCGCTGCTGCTGCCCTATCGCGTGGCCTGCTGGCGCGCCCGCGTCGACCACTCCGAGTTCACCTCGCAACTGGACGCCCCCACGGAAGGCCTGCGCATCCGATTGTGA
- the ssd gene encoding septum site-determining protein Ssd, whose product MDRDDEVLLVTADGPLRDAVEATAAALGLRVRVVDVDGALARWPSARVVLVGGDRAAALASTGPHRRPHVYLVGFDPVELGTWSMPLGAEVIPLPQGTAWLGGVLAADAGPDSRTVAVVGGSGGVGASTLAAGLALAAVRRGLTCALVDLDPLGGGLDLVLGAERAPGWRWPRLLGARGEVGDVRGVLPVVEGVTVVAMGRGPDEGALTVESVGAVLGSLGRHHGLVLLDPGRVPLPAARQAVRGAEATVLLAGGGVRAVAAASRVAAGLEGAGAGVVVRRAPGGPPVTVVADAVGLPCWGDVPTDRRVAADAEAGEPPGGERSRWGKAVARVLERVWQEACDVG is encoded by the coding sequence GTGGACAGGGACGACGAGGTGCTGCTGGTGACCGCCGACGGGCCGCTGCGGGACGCCGTGGAGGCGACCGCCGCGGCGCTGGGGTTGCGCGTGCGCGTCGTGGACGTGGACGGCGCCCTGGCGCGCTGGCCGTCCGCCCGGGTCGTGCTGGTCGGGGGCGATCGGGCCGCGGCCCTCGCCTCGACCGGCCCCCACCGGCGACCGCACGTCTACCTGGTCGGGTTCGACCCGGTCGAGCTGGGCACGTGGTCGATGCCGCTGGGGGCGGAGGTGATCCCGTTGCCGCAGGGCACGGCCTGGCTGGGCGGTGTGCTGGCTGCCGACGCGGGGCCGGACTCACGGACCGTGGCGGTCGTGGGCGGGTCCGGCGGGGTGGGGGCGTCCACGCTGGCGGCGGGGCTGGCCCTGGCCGCGGTGCGCCGCGGCCTGACCTGCGCGCTGGTGGACCTCGACCCGCTGGGCGGCGGCCTCGACCTGGTGTTGGGCGCGGAACGGGCGCCGGGGTGGCGCTGGCCGCGCCTGCTCGGGGCGCGTGGCGAGGTTGGCGACGTGCGGGGCGTGCTGCCCGTCGTCGAGGGCGTCACGGTGGTCGCCATGGGGCGGGGGCCGGACGAAGGGGCGCTCACGGTCGAGTCGGTGGGTGCGGTGCTGGGCTCGCTGGGCCGCCACCACGGGCTCGTGCTGCTGGATCCCGGTCGCGTCCCGCTCCCCGCCGCGCGGCAGGCGGTGCGGGGCGCCGAGGCGACGGTGCTGCTGGCCGGCGGCGGCGTGCGGGCCGTGGCCGCCGCGTCGCGGGTCGCTGCCGGCCTGGAGGGGGCCGGCGCGGGCGTGGTCGTGCGCCGCGCCCCCGGCGGGCCGCCGGTCACGGTCGTCGCCGACGCCGTGGGGTTGCCCTGCTGGGGCGACGTGCCGACCGACCGTCGCGTGGCCGCCGACGCCGAGGCGGGTGAGCCGCCGGGGGGCGAGCGCTCCCGCTGGGGGAAGGCCGTGGCGCGCGTCCTGGAGCGGGTGTGGCAGGAGGCGTGCGATGTCGGTTGA
- a CDS encoding phage holin family protein, with protein MAEPQIGEVIKDITADVQTIIKGEIELAKAEMMPQVKRAGIGAGMFGAAGYFAIQAATLLFICGGLALSALYQGVVPIIWAFTLGFLTMAVILLVVAGILVLIGKNKVKVSAPERTIAEANRSIEAVTGAVDQGNANVRAIVAGAPRTTPEVRP; from the coding sequence ATGGCAGAGCCGCAGATCGGTGAGGTCATCAAGGACATCACCGCGGACGTCCAGACCATCATCAAGGGCGAGATCGAACTCGCCAAGGCCGAGATGATGCCGCAGGTCAAGCGCGCCGGCATCGGGGCGGGCATGTTCGGAGCCGCCGGCTACTTCGCGATCCAGGCCGCGACCCTGCTCTTCATCTGCGGCGGCCTCGCGCTGAGCGCGCTCTACCAGGGCGTCGTCCCGATCATCTGGGCGTTCACCCTGGGCTTCCTGACGATGGCCGTGATCCTGTTGGTCGTCGCCGGCATCCTCGTGCTCATCGGCAAGAACAAGGTCAAGGTCAGCGCCCCCGAGCGCACGATCGCCGAGGCCAACCGCAGCATCGAGGCCGTCACCGGCGCGGTCGACCAGGGCAACGCCAACGTGCGCGCCATCGTCGCCGGCGCGCCGCGCACCACGCCCGAGGTCAGGCCCTGA